GGACCGGCCCAGCTCCGGCACCGTCGAGATCGACGGCGTCGACGTCGGCTCCCTGTCCGACGCCAAGCTCTCGGCCCTGCGGGCCAGCCGCATCGGCTTCGTCTTCCAGCAGTTCCACCTGGCAGACGGCGTCAACGCGGTGGACAACGTCGCCGACGGCCTGCTCTACAGCGGGGTCCCCCGCTCCGAGCGGCGTCGGCGCGCCCGGGCCGCCCTGGAGCGCGTCGGCCTGGCCCACCGGCTCGACCACCGCCCCCACCAGATGAGCGGCGGCGAGCGCCAGCGCGTGGCCATCGCCCGGGCCGTCGTCGGCGATCCCCCGCTGCTGCTGGCCGACGAGCCCACCGGGAACCTCGACTCCACCTCCGGGGCCTCGATTGTCGAGCTCCTCCACGAGCTCCACGCCCAAGGCACCACCATCATCGTCATCACCCACGACAACGAGCTGGCCGCCCAGCTCCCCAGGCAGATCGCCATCCGCGACGGCCGCATCGTGGGGGACTCAAGCCTGAAGGAGATCGTCCATGACGACGTCTACGCTCCGGCGTGA
This region of Actinomyces oris genomic DNA includes:
- a CDS encoding ABC transporter ATP-binding protein; protein product: MSRILSLRDVKRTYGEPPVAACAGVSLEIDDGEFVAIVGPSGSGKSTLLNLIGTLDRPSSGTVEIDGVDVGSLSDAKLSALRASRIGFVFQQFHLADGVNAVDNVADGLLYSGVPRSERRRRARAALERVGLAHRLDHRPHQMSGGERQRVAIARAVVGDPPLLLADEPTGNLDSTSGASIVELLHELHAQGTTIIVITHDNELAAQLPRQIAIRDGRIVGDSSLKEIVHDDVYAPA